In one window of Mastigocladopsis repens PCC 10914 DNA:
- a CDS encoding alpha/beta hydrolase: MQTFSRYAVDPAQIAVEGFSDGASYALSVGITNGDLFSHVIAFSPGFMAPKKQHGEPQIFISHGKWDNVLPIDRCSCKIVPQLQRANYDVVYQEFNSFHTVPTGIARSALTWFTAERE, encoded by the coding sequence ATGCAGACATTCAGTCGCTACGCTGTAGACCCTGCACAGATCGCGGTTGAAGGTTTTTCTGACGGTGCTTCTTATGCGCTTAGTGTCGGCATCACTAACGGCGACTTGTTTTCCCACGTCATTGCGTTCTCGCCCGGGTTCATGGCACCAAAAAAGCAGCATGGGGAGCCGCAAATCTTTATCTCACACGGGAAGTGGGACAATGTCTTGCCAATTGACCGCTGCAGTTGTAAAATTGTGCCGCAACTGCAACGTGCTAACTACGATGTAGTTTATCAAGAGTTTAATAGTTTTCATACTGTTCCTACAGGGATTGCACGTTCTGCACTGACTTGGTTCACCGCAGAACGGGAATAA
- a CDS encoding type 2 periplasmic-binding domain-containing protein, which translates to MTVSSRRSFIRSSILSTMTAVLAVSCNRPQANLTSASQQSGQPIRLGFSLWPGAIPWQIAEDKGFLKASGVNTEITWFQTLADQLNAFTAGKIDIANLTLTDLFMSNANNVPCKVISLPDVSAVVW; encoded by the coding sequence ATGACTGTATCGTCCCGTCGTTCATTTATTCGTTCATCTATTTTATCTACGATGACCGCTGTGCTTGCAGTGAGCTGTAACCGACCTCAAGCAAATCTAACCTCTGCTTCACAGCAATCCGGTCAGCCAATTCGCTTGGGATTTAGTTTGTGGCCGGGCGCAATTCCCTGGCAGATCGCCGAGGATAAAGGGTTTCTCAAGGCGAGTGGTGTAAATACAGAAATTACCTGGTTTCAGACGCTAGCCGATCAGCTTAACGCATTTACCGCAGGCAAGATTGACATTGCAAACCTTACTCTAACTGACTTGTTCATGAGCAATGCCAACAACGTTCCCTGCAAAGTAATTTCGCTGCCTGACGTTTCGGCAGTTGTATGGTGA
- a CDS encoding SRPBCC family protein, which yields MFRQRYPLLVTPESKQADDYEQILEREIEGLKLFHIEDMEVCTAVQQGLRSSTYSPGPLSHLEMPILLFYRYLASRIREVSN from the coding sequence ATATTTCGCCAACGGTATCCGCTTCTGGTCACTCCCGAGAGTAAGCAAGCAGATGACTACGAGCAGATACTTGAACGTGAGATCGAGGGGTTGAAGCTTTTCCACATAGAGGACATGGAGGTTTGTACAGCAGTACAACAAGGGTTACGCTCTTCGACCTACTCGCCTGGTCCGCTTAGTCACCTTGAAATGCCTATTTTGCTTTTTTATCGTTACTTGGCATCGCGAATCCGGGAAGTGTCAAATTAA
- a CDS encoding IS1182 family transposase, whose protein sequence is MCLHPEKIPPVPNETVRVAKAAFPKGNLYMRLRDELGVFYQDEDFASLYPQRGQPALAPWRLAMVLVMQYLENLSDRQAAQAVQGRIDWKYALSLELTDPGFDFSILSEFRDRLISGGIEQQILDKMLLRFQELKLLSARGKQRTDSTHILAVVRELTRLEHLGETLRYTLNAVAEIAPTWLKSLAPPEWYDRYSKRFEDSRLPRTAPEREALAVTIGADGFDLLDAIYSQTAPVELRQLPAVEVLRQVWLQQYYAPTEKIQLRNEKDGPPSALRIRSPYDLEARNSTKRTTNWTGYKVHLTESCDENLPHIITHVESTPATSQDQTVVPSIHQALEQKDLLPQQHLVDQGYTSSQLLSSSQRDYNIDLFGPVALNVGWQAKAGLGFDLSHFKIDWEHKAVYCPQGKRSYLWKKNKDVYGKPVIYVEFRQRDCLACPVRSQCTRAKTNPRGLTIQVQSDYEALQKARERQKTEQFQKQYGLRSGIEGTISQGIRAFEMRDCRYIGLAKTHLQHILTAAAINLGRVFAWLEEIPRAKTRSSHFALLAEPNI, encoded by the coding sequence ATGTGCTTACATCCGGAAAAAATTCCTCCTGTTCCCAATGAAACGGTACGTGTAGCCAAAGCCGCGTTTCCCAAAGGTAATTTATATATGCGATTGCGTGATGAACTTGGGGTATTTTATCAGGATGAAGATTTCGCATCGCTTTATCCACAACGCGGTCAACCTGCACTTGCACCTTGGCGTTTGGCAATGGTACTGGTGATGCAATATTTAGAAAATCTTTCAGACAGGCAAGCAGCCCAAGCAGTGCAAGGACGGATTGATTGGAAATATGCTTTGTCGTTGGAGTTAACAGATCCAGGTTTTGACTTTAGTATTTTAAGCGAATTCCGTGATCGATTGATCTCAGGTGGTATTGAGCAGCAAATACTAGACAAGATGCTGTTGAGATTTCAGGAACTCAAACTGCTGTCAGCAAGAGGAAAACAGCGCACTGACTCAACTCATATACTAGCGGTGGTCAGAGAGTTAACAAGACTGGAACATCTGGGAGAAACCCTGCGGTATACTTTAAATGCTGTGGCAGAAATAGCACCCACCTGGCTGAAGTCATTGGCTCCCCCCGAATGGTATGACCGCTATAGCAAACGCTTTGAAGATTCCCGACTACCCAGAACGGCTCCAGAACGAGAAGCTTTGGCTGTGACAATTGGGGCTGATGGCTTTGATTTACTTGATGCTATCTATTCTCAAACAGCACCCGTTGAATTGCGACAACTGCCAGCCGTAGAAGTTTTGCGTCAGGTCTGGTTACAGCAATACTATGCACCAACAGAGAAAATTCAGTTACGCAATGAAAAAGATGGCCCGCCTTCGGCACTACGAATTCGCTCACCCTACGACTTAGAAGCGCGTAATAGTACTAAGCGCACTACCAACTGGACAGGGTACAAAGTGCATCTAACAGAAAGTTGTGATGAAAATTTACCTCATATCATTACTCATGTAGAATCTACTCCTGCTACAAGTCAAGACCAAACGGTTGTTCCCTCAATTCATCAAGCTCTGGAGCAGAAAGACCTTTTACCTCAACAGCATTTGGTTGATCAAGGGTATACTTCTTCCCAATTGCTTTCTAGCTCACAGCGAGACTATAACATTGATTTGTTCGGGCCAGTAGCCCTCAACGTTGGATGGCAAGCAAAAGCAGGTCTTGGATTTGATTTATCTCATTTTAAAATAGATTGGGAGCATAAAGCCGTATATTGTCCTCAAGGTAAGCGTAGTTACCTTTGGAAAAAGAATAAAGACGTTTATGGAAAACCCGTAATTTACGTCGAGTTTCGGCAGCGTGATTGTTTAGCGTGTCCGGTTCGGTCTCAATGCACTCGTGCAAAAACAAACCCTCGTGGGTTAACCATACAGGTGCAATCCGATTACGAAGCTCTTCAAAAAGCCAGGGAACGACAAAAAACTGAACAGTTTCAAAAACAGTATGGGCTGCGCTCAGGTATTGAAGGAACTATCTCTCAAGGAATCCGAGCATTTGAAATGCGCGACTGCCGTTATATTGGGCTAGCTAAAACTCACTTACAGCATATCCTGACGGCAGCCGCTATCAATCTAGGTCGAGTTTTCGCTTGGTTGGAGGAGATACCACGGGCTAAAACTCGCTCCTCACACTTTGCGCTTCTGGCAGAACCAAACATTTAA
- a CDS encoding aromatic ring-hydroxylating oxygenase subunit alpha produces MDAHTFKTTNEDRLSRTQRSILNAAEQTIENAVALPPSAYIDADFYNWEVEHIFKKQWLCVGHVSQLPNPGDYFNINLLNEPMVVVRSKDGKVRVLSRVCPHRAMDIMPQAYGHPPKGNRRSFVCRYHNWSFDLNGQLVGAPEMQKSEGFNRKEICLHNFRTEIWEGFIFITFDPNLEPVSVHYTGLLPYLERWNIAQMEMVADLQWDCNFNWKVLVENFIEAYHQLGAHPETFEAIMPAVGSWIEPETPNYLVLHLPLAKQIVEQAKAGKATVDFKPPDTLKAEDYYEYTVYLGEPDFMVLVGPDRVYWFFILPEGPDKITLRTTLLIPLANSQNI; encoded by the coding sequence ATGGATGCACACACTTTTAAAACCACCAACGAAGACCGTTTAAGTAGAACTCAACGTAGCATCCTTAACGCTGCTGAGCAAACTATTGAAAATGCAGTTGCTTTGCCCCCTAGCGCATATATAGACGCTGACTTCTACAACTGGGAGGTCGAGCATATCTTTAAGAAGCAGTGGCTTTGTGTTGGGCATGTTTCGCAGTTGCCCAACCCAGGTGACTACTTCAACATAAATCTGTTAAACGAACCGATGGTCGTTGTTCGTAGCAAGGATGGAAAAGTGCGCGTCCTCTCTCGTGTGTGTCCCCACCGAGCGATGGATATTATGCCACAGGCATATGGACACCCACCTAAAGGAAATCGTCGCAGTTTCGTCTGCCGCTATCACAACTGGTCCTTCGACTTGAATGGTCAACTGGTAGGTGCTCCTGAGATGCAAAAGAGCGAAGGCTTTAACCGCAAGGAAATTTGTCTCCATAACTTTCGCACAGAAATTTGGGAGGGTTTCATCTTCATTACATTCGATCCCAACTTGGAGCCTGTGAGCGTTCATTACACTGGATTGTTGCCGTATCTGGAACGGTGGAATATCGCCCAGATGGAGATGGTTGCGGATCTTCAATGGGACTGCAATTTCAATTGGAAGGTGCTGGTCGAGAATTTTATAGAAGCGTACCACCAGCTCGGCGCTCACCCCGAAACATTCGAGGCGATAATGCCCGCAGTAGGTTCATGGATTGAGCCTGAAACGCCCAACTACTTGGTTCTTCACCTGCCACTGGCTAAGCAGATTGTGGAGCAAGCTAAGGCTGGCAAGGCAACAGTTGATTTTAAGCCGCCTGACACGCTCAAAGCTGAAGATTATTACGAATATACGGTGTATCTGGGCGAACCTGATTTTATGGTATTAGTAGGGCCGGATCGGGTCTACTGGTTTTTCATTTTGCCTGAAGGTCCAGACAAAATAACCCTTCGCACTACGCTTCTGATACCGTTGGCGAATTCCCAAAACATCTAA
- a CDS encoding Rieske (2Fe-2S) protein produces the protein MSSVSSDYTSEGITFKFKGNKYLVPAACPHRGGKLYCGLINEKNGTITCPLHFSKFEITSGKLLSGPSSASLEIIEIAQD, from the coding sequence TTGAGTTCTGTCAGTTCGGATTATACTTCAGAAGGTATTACCTTTAAATTTAAGGGCAACAAATACCTTGTACCTGCTGCTTGCCCTCATCGAGGAGGTAAACTGTATTGCGGTTTAATTAATGAAAAAAATGGAACTATAACTTGTCCTTTGCACTTCTCAAAATTTGAGATAACCTCAGGTAAACTTTTATCAGGTCCAAGCTCTGCTTCTCTGGAAATTATCGAAATAGCTCAAGATTAA
- a CDS encoding helix-turn-helix domain-containing protein has translation MTKKLEKRRAIALLAQGHTLSEIARRLNISVSSLKTWLKDPDFQSAVVLEAKIGQVGGVVKSFVIRDQKLVKMCIKKHV, from the coding sequence ATGACAAAAAAACTAGAAAAACGGCGAGCGATCGCTCTCCTCGCTCAAGGTCACACCCTGAGCGAGATTGCGCGTAGACTGAACATCTCGGTCTCTTCCCTCAAAACCTGGCTCAAAGATCCGGATTTTCAAAGCGCTGTGGTTTTAGAGGCGAAAATTGGGCAAGTCGGGGGCGTTGTCAAGTCATTTGTGATTCGCGATCAAAAATTGGTCAAAATGTGCATCAAAAAACACGTCTGA